CAGCCGGGAGTTGAGCAACCCCATTGCCATCAGTGACAGGCCCATGGTCAAACCCGCCGCCAGGGCCGACCACCAGAGCGCGGCGATACTGCGCTCCAGCTCCTGATTGCCCTGGGTGCGGATGATTTCATGCAACACCGCGGCCCGCGGCGGCTGGTTGCGTTCGACTTCGTGCTGTTCCTGAGCTGAAAGGTCAGGGGTCTTGCCGTCTTCGTGAGTGTCCATACAGCTCCTGAGCCGGTGGCGTGATGTAGCTACGACACGCGGCGTTCAGAGCTGTTCAGTGGCGGGACCTGCTGTTCATCGCGACTTAAGACTTGAGGCGTCAGTAAAACCGCCATCGCGAGCAGGCTCGCTCCCACAGTGGTTTTGTGTCGTTTGCAGCATTTGTGGTCCAGACTCCACCCTGTGGGAGCGAGCTTGCTCGCGATGAAGACACTGCCAACCTCACTGACTGGTGATGTCGTCCTGGAACTGATCCTTGACGTACCTGATCTCGGTCCGCCCATGGGGTGCTGGCAAACCGTCTTCCCCAAGGTTGACGAAAACCATTTTCTCCACGGTCAGGATGCTCTTGCGGGTGATTTTGTTGCGCACCTCGCAGGTCAGCGTAATGGAGGTACGGCCAAACTCGGTGGCGGTGATGCCCAGTTCGATGATGTCACCC
The sequence above is drawn from the Pseudomonas sp. St316 genome and encodes:
- a CDS encoding hotdog domain-containing protein; the encoded protein is MNFHTRKWVKPEDLNPNGTLFGGSLLRWIDEEAAIYAIVQLGNQRVVTKYISEINFVSASRQGDIIELGITATEFGRTSITLTCEVRNKITRKSILTVEKMVFVNLGEDGLPAPHGRTEIRYVKDQFQDDITSQ